A single region of the Rhodospirillales bacterium genome encodes:
- a CDS encoding pyridoxal-phosphate dependent enzyme: MIEKLEDQLFEEILRARTRVYRVGNRTPLQEISNDEKNYQIFIKREDLGPINAYKWRGAYNAVLIHHEQTGCQTVVAASAGNHAQGVALAARELGLTSKIFMPESTPMMKQKSVKRHGGDTTEIILIGDTYNEAGKAAKAYCEKHKYTYIHPFDDLYTIAGQATIADEIMLSGKGPFDYAFVQIGGGGMAAAVSSWLKIHNPDIKIIGVEGVDQACMKASIEAGKPVTLENVDTFCDGTAVTRPGDLTFDICRKYIDAYITVTNEEVSAAIARMWEASRVIPEPAGAMGLAGVIQFAENNPDEVQDKKMLSILCGANMDFSKLSLIASRSAIGAHRHYLRFHLNEEKGGLLNLLDKHFKDVNVSEFLYGKVDEKEAWPIIALEATPAHFATLKNVLNKSGTEFEDVTMAPDVRYRIINYNPALFKAPLLMHVHFPERKSALRDFLRNVSGIANVCYFNYAYSGEAIGRALMGFEFESQEQQKEFEKIVQNSLVTCRPVDESTAARILQ; the protein is encoded by the coding sequence ATGATTGAAAAGCTTGAAGACCAACTTTTTGAAGAAATATTACGGGCCCGTACACGGGTTTATCGTGTAGGAAACCGCACGCCGTTACAGGAAATCAGTAATGACGAAAAAAATTATCAGATTTTTATCAAGCGCGAAGATCTGGGGCCTATCAACGCCTATAAATGGCGCGGAGCATATAACGCCGTCCTGATCCACCATGAACAGACAGGCTGTCAAACGGTTGTGGCAGCCTCGGCTGGAAATCATGCGCAGGGTGTGGCCCTCGCAGCGAGAGAACTTGGCCTGACCTCTAAAATTTTTATGCCCGAATCCACCCCGATGATGAAACAAAAATCCGTGAAACGTCACGGCGGGGACACGACGGAAATCATCCTGATCGGCGACACATACAACGAAGCGGGAAAAGCCGCAAAAGCATACTGCGAAAAGCACAAATACACATACATACACCCTTTCGACGACCTCTATACCATTGCGGGACAGGCCACGATCGCGGATGAAATCATGCTCTCGGGAAAAGGCCCTTTTGATTATGCCTTTGTCCAGATCGGGGGAGGCGGAATGGCGGCCGCCGTTTCCAGCTGGCTGAAAATCCACAATCCGGACATTAAAATCATCGGTGTCGAAGGGGTGGATCAGGCCTGCATGAAAGCTTCGATTGAAGCCGGAAAACCTGTCACCCTGGAGAATGTGGACACATTTTGCGATGGAACGGCTGTCACACGCCCGGGTGATCTGACCTTCGATATTTGCCGGAAATATATTGACGCGTACATCACCGTTACGAATGAAGAAGTCTCCGCCGCAATTGCGCGTATGTGGGAAGCCTCCCGCGTTATCCCGGAACCTGCCGGCGCGATGGGCCTCGCCGGAGTCATCCAGTTTGCGGAAAACAATCCCGATGAAGTTCAGGACAAAAAAATGCTGTCTATCCTGTGCGGCGCCAATATGGATTTCAGCAAGCTTTCCCTGATTGCAAGCCGCAGCGCCATCGGCGCGCACCGTCATTACCTCCGTTTTCACCTGAACGAAGAAAAAGGAGGGCTGCTCAACCTGCTGGATAAACATTTTAAAGACGTAAATGTTTCTGAATTCCTCTATGGCAAGGTCGACGAAAAAGAGGCATGGCCCATCATCGCGCTGGAAGCCACGCCGGCACACTTTGCCACGCTTAAAAATGTTTTAAACAAAAGCGGAACGGAATTCGAAGATGTTACCATGGCGCCGGACGTCCGCTACCGGATCATTAATTACAATCCCGCCCTGTTCAAAGCCCCTCTTTTGATGCACGTTCATTTCCCGGAACGCAAAAGCGCCTTACGCGATTTTCTCCGCAACGTATCGGGAATCGCCAATGTCTGTTACTTCAACTACGCCTATTCCGGGGAAGCTATCGGCCGCGCCCTCATGGGATTTGAATTTGAAAGTCAGGAACAACAGAAAGAGTTTGAAAAGATCGTTCAAAACAGTCTGGTCACCTGCCGCCCGGTTGACGAATCCACCGCAGCACGCATCCTTCAGTAA
- a CDS encoding cytochrome c family protein yields the protein MVAEATETPEPAVEEGAPSLGEMIANADVAKGEKKAKACAACHTFDKGGKNGVGPNLSGIVGRKKESAPGFAYSGSLKANGGDTWTEEQLYAFLEKPKKYAPGTKMTFAGLKKDEDRAAVIAWLKKQSN from the coding sequence ATGGTTGCTGAAGCAACCGAAACACCCGAACCTGCCGTAGAAGAAGGAGCCCCTTCTTTAGGAGAGATGATCGCCAATGCAGATGTAGCCAAGGGCGAAAAGAAAGCAAAAGCCTGCGCCGCATGCCATACGTTTGATAAAGGCGGCAAGAACGGTGTCGGACCCAACCTTTCGGGAATCGTGGGCCGTAAAAAAGAAAGCGCCCCGGGCTTTGCGTATTCAGGGTCCCTGAAAGCCAATGGCGGCGATACATGGACGGAAGAACAGCTCTATGCCTTTTTGGAAAAGCCTAAAAAATACGCTCCGGGAACCAAAATGACGTTCGCCGGACTAAAGAAAGACGAAGACCGGGCGGCTGTGATTGCATGGCTGAAAAAACAGTCCAACTGA
- a CDS encoding leucyl aminopeptidase, protein MTLKISFAKTPRAASETAVILVFEKNRPDTAVKALSKATQGLVTQTLKNHRAFKAKNGQVLSLTPGKGEKFRFVMLLGAGSPEKLDARACEKLGKELFAALKDAGAERVTLFAGAGKEGAASLALGMKLASYSFDKYKSENKGQDKSSVVREIDLILDGHKAAANLYKGHSATAEGIFLAHDLANEPPNTLYPASYAKIIRKELGPLGIKIEVLDAGKMKQLGFGAHLAVGQGSERPPCVVVMRWNGVGTGKGKKAALPLAFVGKGITFDSGGLSIKSGEGMTNMKKDMGGSAGIVGLMKTLALRKAKANVVAVVALAENMPSHNAYRPDDIIKSLSGKTIEIQNTDAEGRLVLADALTYVQRKYKPRFVIDMATLTGAIVVALGYEYYGAFVNDEKLWNQIEKASQDTGEKFWRMPLDESYRKEVESKIADLKNMGGSRWGGACSAAGFLEHFIEKGQVWAHLDIAAEALRGSDKAGTYGVRVLNRLVADHYES, encoded by the coding sequence ATGACTCTTAAAATATCTTTTGCAAAAACACCCAGGGCCGCATCCGAGACGGCCGTAATTCTTGTCTTTGAAAAAAACAGGCCCGATACGGCGGTCAAGGCGTTAAGCAAGGCAACGCAGGGGCTTGTTACGCAGACGTTGAAAAATCACCGGGCTTTTAAAGCCAAAAACGGACAGGTCCTTTCCCTGACACCCGGCAAGGGAGAAAAATTCCGGTTTGTTATGCTGCTTGGAGCGGGAAGTCCTGAAAAGCTTGATGCGCGGGCTTGCGAAAAGCTGGGGAAAGAACTCTTTGCGGCCCTGAAAGACGCGGGGGCGGAGCGTGTTACCCTGTTTGCGGGGGCTGGAAAGGAGGGCGCGGCAAGCCTTGCGCTGGGCATGAAGCTTGCTTCCTACAGTTTCGACAAATACAAGTCAGAAAATAAGGGACAGGATAAGTCTTCTGTGGTCAGGGAGATCGACCTTATTCTGGATGGACATAAAGCGGCGGCAAATCTTTATAAAGGGCACAGCGCCACGGCAGAGGGTATTTTCCTTGCCCATGATCTGGCCAATGAGCCGCCCAACACGCTCTATCCTGCCAGCTACGCTAAAATCATCCGTAAAGAACTTGGCCCCCTCGGGATTAAAATCGAGGTTCTGGATGCCGGGAAAATGAAGCAACTGGGTTTTGGAGCGCATCTGGCTGTGGGACAAGGATCCGAGCGTCCGCCTTGCGTTGTTGTTATGCGCTGGAACGGCGTGGGGACAGGTAAAGGCAAAAAGGCGGCCCTTCCGCTTGCTTTTGTGGGGAAAGGCATCACCTTCGATTCCGGCGGGCTTTCCATTAAGTCCGGCGAGGGCATGACAAACATGAAAAAGGATATGGGCGGTTCGGCAGGCATTGTCGGCCTTATGAAAACATTGGCGTTGCGCAAAGCGAAGGCAAATGTCGTGGCTGTTGTCGCTCTGGCTGAAAATATGCCCTCTCATAATGCGTACAGGCCGGATGACATTATTAAGTCCCTCTCCGGCAAAACCATTGAAATTCAGAACACGGATGCAGAAGGGCGTCTTGTTCTGGCCGATGCGCTGACATACGTACAGCGCAAATATAAGCCCCGCTTTGTGATTGATATGGCGACGCTCACCGGCGCCATTGTGGTGGCGCTGGGATATGAATATTACGGCGCTTTCGTGAATGATGAAAAGCTTTGGAACCAGATAGAGAAGGCAAGTCAGGACACAGGCGAAAAATTTTGGCGGATGCCGCTGGATGAAAGCTATCGCAAGGAAGTCGAAAGTAAAATTGCCGATCTTAAAAATATGGGAGGCAGCCGCTGGGGCGGGGCTTGCAGCGCTGCGGGCTTTTTAGAGCATTTTATTGAAAAAGGGCAGGTCTGGGCGCATCTGGACATTGCCGCCGAAGCCCTGCGCGGCAGTGATAAAGCAGGTACCTATGGCGTACGTGTCTTGAACCGGCTGGTGGCGGATCACTACGAATCATGA
- a CDS encoding ABC transporter substrate-binding protein: MASGAQKFVDDMGQRAIGFLGDTKLTQNQKEQRFRTLLRDSFDMSTIGRFALGRYWRTATSAQQQEYQRLFEDMVVDVYSARFSEYKGQTLEVSETRKDGTKDSIVTSFIVPTSGSKIRVDWRVRYKQGKYKIVDVIIEGVSMSLTQRSDFSSVIQRGGGEMQALLVHLRGQ, encoded by the coding sequence ATGGCAAGCGGCGCGCAAAAATTTGTAGACGATATGGGACAAAGAGCTATCGGTTTTCTGGGAGATACCAAACTGACTCAAAATCAAAAAGAACAGAGATTCCGTACTCTTTTGCGCGACAGTTTCGATATGAGCACCATTGGTCGTTTTGCTCTGGGACGGTATTGGAGAACGGCTACCTCCGCCCAGCAACAAGAATATCAACGCCTTTTTGAAGATATGGTCGTAGATGTTTATTCCGCACGCTTTAGCGAATACAAGGGCCAGACACTGGAAGTCAGTGAGACCAGAAAAGACGGAACAAAAGACAGCATCGTAACCTCCTTTATTGTCCCGACTTCCGGCTCCAAGATCCGTGTGGACTGGCGGGTTCGCTATAAGCAGGGAAAGTATAAAATTGTTGACGTCATTATTGAGGGCGTGAGCATGTCCCTGACCCAGCGCAGCGATTTTTCAAGCGTCATCCAGCGCGGCGGCGGAGAAATGCAGGCGCTTCTCGTCCATTTGCGCGGCCAGTAG
- a CDS encoding 16S rRNA (uracil(1498)-N(3))-methyltransferase, whose amino-acid sequence MIESETFKFPRLCVDAELGEGKNVMLAPQQAHYFRTVLRRQDGDPVRLFNGRDGEWLGHLQNLSKKAGDVTLEKRLRNQPQKPQRVHLSFAPIKKHRMDWLIEKAVELGATDFHPVLTQNTETRKINEERMQKQIFEAAEQCERLEIPALHPLETLELFLQNWPENVPVLACLERFDAPPLSNGMSKHTDICLLIGPEGGFTSEEKEKISEKAVPVSLGETILRCETAAIKALILTENSLQSPLDFHEKDG is encoded by the coding sequence ATGATAGAAAGCGAAACATTTAAATTTCCGCGTCTTTGCGTGGACGCGGAGCTGGGAGAAGGGAAAAACGTGATGCTGGCCCCCCAACAAGCCCATTATTTCAGAACCGTTTTACGGCGGCAAGATGGCGATCCCGTCCGACTTTTTAACGGACGAGACGGCGAATGGCTGGGCCATTTGCAAAACCTGTCGAAAAAGGCCGGAGACGTGACGCTTGAAAAAAGACTTAGAAACCAGCCGCAAAAGCCCCAAAGGGTGCATCTTTCCTTTGCCCCGATTAAAAAACACCGCATGGACTGGCTGATTGAAAAGGCAGTGGAACTCGGCGCAACAGATTTTCACCCCGTCCTGACCCAAAATACGGAAACACGCAAAATCAACGAAGAGCGGATGCAAAAACAAATTTTCGAAGCCGCCGAACAATGTGAACGGCTCGAAATTCCTGCCTTGCACCCCTTGGAAACACTGGAACTGTTTCTGCAAAACTGGCCTGAAAACGTACCGGTTCTAGCCTGTCTTGAGCGTTTCGACGCACCCCCCCTTTCCAACGGGATGTCTAAACACACAGATATCTGTCTTTTAATCGGCCCCGAAGGCGGATTTACATCCGAAGAAAAGGAAAAAATTTCCGAAAAAGCCGTTCCCGTGTCTCTCGGAGAGACAATCCTGCGCTGCGAAACCGCAGCAATCAAGGCGCTTATCCTGACGGAAAATAGTCTGCAAAGTCCCCTCGACTTTCATGAAAAGGACGGTTAA
- a CDS encoding 4-hydroxybenzoate octaprenyltransferase, with the protein MSHTDIKSKGWVTALPQSWRPYALLMRLDRPIGWWLLLLPGWWAIVLASGGPDISTLILMGLFWAGAIVMRGAGCIINDLWDRNLDKKVARTRLRPLASGAVSVKQALVFLVVLLALGLAILLQMPPTCILLGLFSITLIVIYPYMKRITFWPQAFLGLTFNFGALMGWAAVTDDLRLPALLLYAASIFWTLGYDTIYAHQDREDDAVVGVKSTALLFGSRSKIWVAGFFISCWILLCAAGWAAAPGSYIVHFLVPAGAHFFWQLYRWDMNDPASSLRIFKSNQYLGLLVLLGFFMI; encoded by the coding sequence ATGAGCCACACCGATATCAAATCCAAAGGTTGGGTTACGGCGTTGCCGCAATCCTGGCGGCCTTATGCGCTTTTGATGCGGCTGGACCGGCCCATTGGATGGTGGCTCCTTTTATTGCCCGGTTGGTGGGCCATTGTTTTGGCGAGTGGCGGCCCTGATATTTCCACACTTATTCTGATGGGGTTGTTTTGGGCGGGGGCCATTGTGATGCGCGGGGCCGGCTGCATTATCAATGATCTCTGGGACCGAAATCTGGATAAAAAGGTGGCGCGCACGCGTTTGCGGCCTTTGGCGTCCGGCGCGGTCAGCGTTAAACAAGCCCTTGTCTTTCTGGTTGTTCTTTTGGCTCTCGGACTTGCGATTTTGCTGCAGATGCCGCCGACATGCATTCTGCTTGGATTGTTCTCCATAACGTTGATCGTCATCTATCCTTATATGAAACGTATTACGTTCTGGCCGCAGGCTTTTTTAGGGCTGACCTTTAATTTTGGGGCCTTGATGGGATGGGCGGCCGTTACGGACGATCTCCGGCTTCCGGCTCTTTTGCTATATGCGGCCAGTATTTTCTGGACACTGGGCTATGACACGATCTATGCCCATCAGGACAGGGAAGACGACGCGGTTGTAGGGGTCAAATCCACGGCGCTTCTTTTCGGTTCCCGCAGCAAAATCTGGGTGGCGGGGTTTTTTATTTCTTGCTGGATCCTGCTTTGTGCGGCCGGTTGGGCGGCGGCGCCGGGAAGTTATATCGTCCATTTTCTGGTGCCTGCCGGGGCGCATTTTTTCTGGCAGCTTTACCGCTGGGATATGAATGATCCTGCCAGTTCTTTACGTATTTTCAAATCCAACCAGTATCTCGGACTGCTCGTTTTGCTTGGGTTTTTCATGATCTAA
- the lptG gene encoding LPS export ABC transporter permease LptG, which translates to MKQFFPSTLSRYLARIYTVNFCGLLLVLLGIIYLFDTVELLRRGTKHEDISLFLIFQMGLYKLPEVGQMVLPFAVLFSAILTFWHLTRRHELVVVRAAGLSVWQFLGPIIGVGLLIGVLQITVINPLGALSLARFESLESSYLKRQESLVSLSQQGLWLRQSTEGDGYVILHASGVKMPEWVLQNTISLFFSNQDTFLRRIDAKEAVLAPGEWKFRHATVNAPHNLPEEADLISLATNLTAQEIEDSFASAETIPFWRLRAFISTMEATGFNATSLKIHFQRLLAQPLMFAAMILLAASVSLRPPRLRGTAMLVIIGVVIGFIVFFISSFLQALGASGQLPPVLAAWSPPAICFLLGVGAMMTLEDG; encoded by the coding sequence ATGAAACAGTTCTTTCCTTCAACGTTAAGCCGCTACCTGGCAAGGATATATACGGTTAATTTTTGCGGCCTTTTGCTTGTCCTTCTGGGCATTATTTACTTATTCGACACCGTTGAGCTTTTGCGTCGCGGAACAAAGCACGAAGACATTTCCCTTTTTTTGATTTTCCAGATGGGGCTTTATAAACTGCCCGAAGTCGGCCAGATGGTATTGCCGTTTGCGGTCCTGTTCAGCGCCATTTTAACGTTCTGGCACCTGACCCGGAGACATGAACTGGTCGTTGTACGGGCGGCAGGCCTTTCCGTCTGGCAGTTTTTAGGCCCTATAATCGGGGTGGGGCTTCTTATCGGTGTTTTACAAATTACAGTTATAAACCCCCTCGGAGCCCTTTCTCTGGCCCGTTTTGAAAGTCTTGAAAGTTCCTATCTCAAACGTCAGGAAAGCCTGGTTAGCCTTTCCCAGCAAGGACTTTGGCTCCGCCAGTCTACGGAAGGGGACGGATACGTGATTTTGCACGCTTCCGGCGTGAAGATGCCCGAATGGGTCCTGCAAAATACAATCTCCCTGTTTTTTAGCAATCAGGACACTTTTTTACGGCGGATTGATGCCAAGGAAGCTGTTTTGGCGCCGGGAGAGTGGAAATTCCGCCATGCCACAGTCAATGCCCCTCACAATTTACCCGAAGAGGCGGACCTGATTTCGCTCGCGACAAACCTGACAGCGCAGGAAATCGAAGACAGTTTTGCGTCAGCGGAAACCATCCCTTTTTGGCGATTAAGAGCATTTATCAGCACAATGGAAGCGACAGGATTCAATGCCACAAGTCTCAAAATCCACTTCCAAAGACTTCTGGCCCAGCCATTGATGTTTGCGGCCATGATTTTGCTGGCCGCCTCGGTATCGCTACGACCGCCGAGACTTCGCGGCACGGCCATGCTCGTGATTATTGGTGTTGTTATCGGATTTATCGTCTTCTTTATTTCAAGCTTTTTGCAGGCTTTAGGCGCTTCAGGGCAATTGCCGCCTGTTTTGGCGGCCTGGTCTCCGCCAGCGATCTGTTTTCTTCTAGGGGTCGGGGCCATGATGACCCTTGAAGACGGCTAA
- a CDS encoding prephenate dehydratase → MGNIIAFQGFSGAYSDMACRSVFPDWETMPCETFDDAFSAVQGGDAELAMIPVDNTLAGRVADVHHLMPKSGLYIIGEHFQPIEHSLLGIKGAKIEDLTHVHSHIHALPQCRKIIKELGLKPQVHADTAGAAEEISRKGEKAHGAIASELAARIYGLDVLKKDVQDADHNTTRFLVLAREARVPLHSEAEDCLTSFIFRVRNIPASLYKSLGGFATNSINMVKLESYVDENFQAAQFYVDVVGHPEDRSFQLAMEELGFFAEDVTILGTYPAHRFRKKLLSQEGM, encoded by the coding sequence ATGGGCAATATAATTGCATTTCAAGGATTTTCCGGTGCCTATTCGGATATGGCCTGCCGCAGTGTTTTCCCGGATTGGGAAACGATGCCTTGCGAGACTTTCGACGATGCATTTTCCGCTGTTCAGGGTGGGGACGCGGAGTTGGCCATGATTCCGGTCGATAATACACTTGCCGGGCGGGTGGCCGATGTCCACCATCTGATGCCCAAGAGCGGGCTTTATATTATCGGAGAGCATTTTCAGCCTATTGAACATTCCCTTCTGGGAATTAAAGGGGCAAAGATAGAAGACTTAACGCATGTTCACAGCCATATTCACGCGTTGCCCCAGTGCCGGAAGATTATCAAGGAACTGGGGTTAAAGCCGCAGGTCCATGCCGATACGGCCGGCGCGGCCGAAGAAATTTCCAGAAAGGGGGAGAAGGCCCACGGGGCCATTGCTTCGGAACTGGCCGCCAGAATCTATGGGCTGGACGTCTTGAAAAAAGACGTACAGGATGCGGATCATAATACCACGCGTTTCCTTGTTTTGGCCCGTGAAGCCCGCGTTCCTTTGCATAGCGAAGCGGAAGACTGCCTGACCAGTTTTATTTTTCGTGTACGTAATATTCCCGCTTCCCTTTATAAATCTCTTGGCGGTTTTGCGACAAACAGCATCAATATGGTAAAGCTGGAATCTTATGTGGATGAAAATTTTCAGGCAGCCCAGTTTTATGTCGATGTTGTCGGGCACCCTGAGGACCGTTCTTTCCAGTTAGCCATGGAAGAGCTTGGCTTTTTTGCGGAAGACGTGACGATTTTAGGCACCTATCCGGCTCACAGATTCCGAAAAAAACTTTTAAGCCAGGAAGGAATGTAA
- a CDS encoding VacJ family lipoprotein, with translation MKKLKNKECFRRGYYLLLVLFACLGLSACSTSGGGDVYVGDTLVSDPFEETNRRSLKVNEALDKAILEPAARGYRAATPKAFRLGLRNFLRNLKSPIIIGNQILQGDVEGTANSTLRMIVNTLAGFGGILDLATEGGVAYEPEDFGQTLATWGIGNGPYLVVPIFGPTTLRDGAGTLVDAYADPLRIYLFNTHREEWHYGRVGAGIIDQREELLDIIDDLRRNSFDYYAALRSAYIQRRQALINDEDPDKMGGPSIPDYD, from the coding sequence ATGAAAAAATTGAAGAATAAGGAATGTTTTAGGCGCGGGTATTACCTCCTGCTGGTTTTATTTGCCTGCCTGGGCCTTTCAGCCTGTTCAACCAGCGGCGGCGGAGACGTTTACGTGGGGGACACACTCGTAAGCGATCCTTTCGAGGAAACAAACCGCCGGTCCCTGAAAGTGAATGAAGCCCTTGATAAAGCCATTTTAGAACCGGCCGCCCGCGGATACAGGGCAGCGACGCCAAAAGCTTTCCGTCTGGGGCTTCGTAATTTTCTTCGGAACCTGAAAAGCCCGATCATTATCGGAAACCAGATTTTACAAGGTGATGTGGAAGGAACCGCCAATTCCACGCTTCGCATGATCGTAAACACGCTCGCCGGATTCGGCGGTATTCTGGATCTTGCCACGGAGGGCGGCGTTGCCTATGAACCTGAAGATTTTGGACAAACGCTCGCCACATGGGGCATTGGAAACGGACCTTACCTGGTTGTGCCTATTTTCGGCCCAACGACCTTGCGTGATGGCGCCGGAACCCTTGTCGATGCATATGCCGATCCTTTGCGGATTTACCTGTTTAATACCCATCGCGAGGAATGGCATTACGGACGTGTCGGAGCCGGTATTATCGACCAACGTGAAGAGCTGCTGGATATTATTGACGATCTGCGCCGCAATTCCTTCGATTATTATGCGGCCCTGCGCAGCGCTTACATTCAGCGGCGTCAGGCCCTGATTAACGACGAAGATCCGGATAAGATGGGTGGACCGTCTATCCCTGATTACGATTGA
- a CDS encoding DNA polymerase III subunit chi, with protein sequence MTEIRFYHLSVQSLDQALPKILSKVLESDRRALVKLTDEEDVRRMNDFLWTYRPESFLPHGNKKDGHAEDQPVFLTDKDENPNGAQVLVLTGEAVHQDIDKFDLCCEMLNGNDEAAVRAARKRWKAYKDSGFDVTYWQQTDGGSWEQKA encoded by the coding sequence ATGACGGAAATACGTTTTTATCATTTAAGCGTTCAGAGCCTCGATCAGGCTTTGCCGAAGATTCTCTCTAAGGTACTGGAAAGCGATCGTCGCGCTCTTGTAAAACTCACGGATGAAGAAGACGTCCGGAGAATGAACGATTTTCTCTGGACATACAGGCCGGAGAGTTTCCTGCCTCATGGGAACAAAAAAGACGGGCATGCTGAAGATCAGCCTGTTTTTTTAACGGATAAGGATGAAAACCCGAACGGCGCCCAGGTTCTGGTTTTAACCGGTGAGGCGGTGCATCAAGATATAGATAAATTCGATTTATGCTGCGAAATGCTCAACGGCAACGATGAGGCAGCCGTTAGAGCCGCCCGCAAGCGCTGGAAAGCCTACAAAGACTCGGGCTTTGACGTTACCTACTGGCAACAGACAGACGGCGGCAGCTGGGAACAAAAAGCCTGA
- the lptF gene encoding LPS export ABC transporter permease LptF, which produces MVFDRYLLKSLIIATVFTALTLAMIILLTQSLRFLELIIDSGASGSVFWVLTALALPRFFEVILPLALVISTIFIYNRMNMDSELIVMRASGLSPMHLARPALVVATVVTIILLGITTWLAPVSLAGMNQMRQVIKAQYSTLLFREGVFNTIGKNTTVYIRHRTKEGEIEGILVYDSRPELKNPVTILAKRGVIVTTDEGQQVLVYDGSRQDFDPKTGALGRLDFERYTIDLPDSAGAVRQRWQEPNERTFAELLTPNTNIKRDMENKHNFLIEAHRRIVSPFLALSFTILALVCLLLGPTNRRGQTRRIILAVAGVILIQGLYLGTYNLAVKNIWGLGLMYLLVFGPMLGGLFLLSGFSENLRQKILYPRKVTMNSGTV; this is translated from the coding sequence ATGGTTTTTGACAGATATCTTTTAAAAAGCCTTATCATTGCAACCGTTTTTACGGCCCTGACGCTTGCCATGATTATTTTGCTGACCCAGTCTTTACGGTTTCTGGAGCTCATCATTGATTCCGGCGCCTCGGGAAGCGTTTTCTGGGTTTTGACGGCGCTGGCCCTCCCGCGCTTTTTTGAAGTCATCCTGCCTCTGGCTTTGGTCATTTCCACCATCTTCATATACAACCGGATGAATATGGATAGCGAACTCATTGTAATGCGGGCGTCCGGCCTGTCTCCCATGCATCTCGCCCGTCCGGCCCTTGTTGTTGCAACCGTCGTGACAATTATCCTGCTCGGAATCACAACATGGCTCGCCCCCGTGTCCCTGGCAGGAATGAACCAGATGCGCCAGGTGATCAAGGCTCAGTATTCAACCCTTCTTTTTCGGGAGGGCGTTTTCAACACGATCGGAAAAAACACGACGGTGTATATTCGCCACCGGACAAAAGAAGGCGAGATCGAGGGAATTTTGGTCTATGACAGCCGCCCCGAGCTTAAAAATCCGGTGACAATCCTTGCCAAACGCGGTGTCATCGTAACCACGGACGAAGGGCAGCAGGTTCTAGTTTACGACGGCTCCCGGCAGGATTTTGACCCCAAAACAGGCGCGCTCGGCCGTCTGGATTTCGAGCGCTATACGATCGACCTGCCTGATAGTGCGGGAGCCGTGCGGCAGCGCTGGCAAGAACCCAATGAACGAACCTTTGCAGAGCTTTTGACTCCGAATACAAACATAAAAAGGGACATGGAAAACAAACATAATTTTCTTATTGAAGCTCACCGCCGCATTGTCAGCCCCTTTCTGGCACTGTCTTTTACGATTCTCGCTCTTGTCTGCCTGCTTTTGGGACCGACCAACCGCCGGGGACAAACCCGCCGGATCATTTTAGCAGTTGCAGGGGTCATCCTTATACAAGGGCTTTATCTTGGCACTTATAATCTGGCTGTTAAAAATATATGGGGGCTGGGTTTAATGTACCTCCTTGTGTTCGGGCCCATGCTCGGTGGACTGTTTCTCTTAAGCGGCTTTAGCGAAAATCTGCGCCAAAAAATCCTCTACCCAAGAAAAGTAACCATGAATTCGGGGACAGTATGA